A genome region from Sphingobacteriaceae bacterium GW460-11-11-14-LB5 includes the following:
- a CDS encoding diaminopimelate epimerase: protein MKINFFKYQGAGNDFILIDHTMSPLKNIDNQLVEQLCHRRFGIGADGLMFITKHEDYDFEMHYFNADGKLGSMCGNGGRCIVAFAKQLGIIDRETNFLAVDGPHYARISENGEWVDLQMIDVDTITKDGEAYILNTGSPHYVALQSDLKDFDVFTAGKNIRYNATYAEKGINVNFVEDKGDHLFVRTYERGVEDETYACGTGVTAVAMAMAKHKNQTGHIKTAIKVLGGDIKIEFDYDGKEFTNVFLCGPAKLVFEGEVE from the coding sequence ATGAAAATTAATTTCTTTAAATACCAGGGCGCAGGCAACGATTTTATTTTAATAGACCACACCATGAGTCCGTTAAAAAATATTGATAATCAATTAGTTGAACAATTATGCCACAGAAGATTTGGCATTGGCGCCGATGGATTAATGTTCATTACCAAACATGAGGATTATGATTTTGAGATGCATTATTTTAACGCAGATGGTAAACTGGGCAGCATGTGCGGAAATGGTGGCAGGTGTATTGTTGCATTTGCCAAACAGCTCGGCATTATCGACCGCGAAACAAACTTTTTGGCAGTAGATGGGCCACATTATGCCAGAATTTCAGAAAATGGCGAATGGGTTGATTTACAAATGATTGATGTAGATACCATTACCAAAGATGGCGAAGCTTATATATTGAATACCGGCTCGCCACATTATGTTGCTTTACAAAGCGATTTAAAAGACTTTGATGTTTTTACGGCAGGAAAAAACATTCGCTACAATGCAACTTATGCTGAAAAAGGTATCAATGTAAACTTTGTAGAAGACAAGGGTGATCATTTATTTGTGCGTACCTACGAACGCGGTGTTGAAGATGAAACTTATGCCTGTGGTACCGGAGTAACCGCCGTAGCCATGGCCATGGCGAAACATAAAAATCAGACCGGCCACATTAAAACAGCCATTAAAGTTTTGGGTGGCGATATTAAAATAGAATTTGATTACGATGGTAAGGAATTTACCAATGTGTTTTTATGTGGCCCAGCCAAATTGGTTTTTGAAGGAGAAGTGGAATAG
- a CDS encoding serine protease, producing the protein MKKILGITVLAAFIGGAAAIGGYKLFERNQTGSTITEKQNLYFANNPLKVSSAGTTDFTQAAAVVAPGVVHIKTTYAAQSGGGRSSSPFDMMEDFFGGGGRQMQRQPRAASGSGVIISQDGYIVTNNHVVENAEKVEVVLTDRRKVEAKVIGRDPNTDLALIKVNATGLPVVKMGNSDNVQVGEWVLAVGFPLDLNTTVTAGIVSAKNRSIGIIGREQQGNEITEEEYREYQRTGKRPDRPANTSIESFIQTDAAINPGNSGGALVNANGELVGINSAIASQSGYNQGYGFAIPVNLARKIVDDFMKYGSVKRGYIGVNFVPLSGEEKPEGIKTNEISGLYVNDVVAGGGAAAAGIKSGDVIKKVDGVVINDSPDLQERVGRLNPGDKVKLTVLRDGALKDYSVTLKGEASVGLTAKNATSKGAEVSKLGATFAPATQAQKSKYGINSGVVVTSVTTGKAFDNIGVEKGLIITKVNGQPVNSVADVQKALPLGRNNMVSISGVGEQGSYNYSFPAQ; encoded by the coding sequence ATGAAAAAAATATTAGGCATTACCGTGTTGGCTGCTTTTATAGGTGGGGCAGCAGCAATTGGAGGTTACAAACTATTTGAGCGTAACCAAACAGGCAGTACAATTACTGAAAAACAGAATTTATACTTCGCCAATAATCCGCTTAAGGTATCATCAGCGGGAACGACAGATTTTACGCAGGCAGCAGCAGTAGTTGCACCTGGTGTGGTTCACATTAAAACCACGTATGCGGCACAAAGTGGCGGTGGCAGAAGTTCGTCTCCATTTGATATGATGGAAGATTTCTTTGGTGGTGGTGGCCGTCAGATGCAACGCCAGCCCAGAGCGGCATCGGGTTCTGGTGTAATTATCAGTCAGGATGGTTATATCGTAACCAATAACCACGTAGTAGAAAATGCAGAGAAGGTTGAAGTGGTTTTAACAGACAGACGTAAAGTAGAGGCGAAAGTAATAGGCCGTGATCCGAATACAGATTTAGCTTTAATTAAAGTAAATGCAACTGGCTTACCTGTAGTAAAAATGGGTAACTCAGATAATGTGCAGGTTGGAGAATGGGTTTTAGCCGTTGGTTTCCCGTTAGATTTAAATACTACGGTAACGGCTGGTATTGTAAGTGCGAAAAACCGTAGCATTGGTATTATTGGTCGCGAGCAACAAGGCAATGAAATTACAGAAGAGGAATATCGCGAATACCAACGTACGGGTAAAAGACCAGATCGTCCGGCAAATACGAGTATCGAATCATTTATCCAGACAGATGCTGCCATTAACCCAGGTAACAGCGGTGGTGCCCTTGTAAATGCAAACGGCGAATTGGTAGGTATTAACTCAGCTATCGCATCGCAAAGCGGGTATAACCAGGGTTATGGATTTGCAATTCCGGTTAACCTTGCCCGTAAAATTGTTGATGATTTTATGAAATATGGCTCAGTTAAACGTGGTTATATCGGTGTTAACTTTGTGCCGTTAAGTGGTGAGGAAAAACCTGAAGGCATTAAAACTAATGAAATCAGTGGTTTATATGTGAATGATGTGGTTGCGGGTGGCGGTGCTGCTGCGGCAGGTATCAAATCGGGCGACGTAATTAAAAAAGTTGACGGTGTTGTAATCAATGATTCGCCTGATCTTCAGGAAAGAGTTGGCCGTTTAAACCCAGGCGATAAAGTTAAATTAACGGTGTTACGCGATGGTGCACTTAAAGATTATAGTGTAACGTTAAAAGGCGAAGCCAGTGTTGGTTTAACTGCGAAAAATGCAACAAGCAAAGGTGCTGAGGTTTCTAAATTAGGTGCAACTTTTGCTCCGGCTACTCAGGCACAAAAATCGAAATATGGCATTAACAGTGGTGTTGTAGTGACTTCTGTAACCACAGGAAAAGCTTTTGATAATATTGGAGTTGAAAAAGGTTTAATTATTACCAAAGTAAATGGACAACCTGTAAATTCTGTAGCTGATGTGCAAAAAGCATTACCTTTAGGCAGAAACAACATGGTGAGCATTTCGGGTGTTGGCGAGCAAGGTTCGTATAACTACAGCTTCCCAGCACAGTAG
- a CDS encoding succinate dehydrogenase, whose amino-acid sequence MSGFGNAFSSSIGKKFIMGITGLFLILFLIVHCGINALIFISDGGLTFNVGAHFMATNWIIRAGEIVLFIGLLAHIFQALRLTLQNQKARPVKYAVNDGKANSKWYSRSMGLLGTLLLIFLVVHLKDFWVVSRFTGIPTVDANGHEDLYAVMKEKFQDPVRVAVYILAMFSLCYHLLHGFASAFQTLGWNHSKYNGIIKGAGVWYSVIISILFAAMPIAVYFGLIQ is encoded by the coding sequence ATGAGTGGTTTCGGAAATGCATTTTCTTCTTCTATCGGGAAGAAATTCATCATGGGTATTACAGGTTTGTTCCTGATACTTTTTTTAATTGTACACTGCGGTATTAATGCTTTAATTTTTATTAGCGACGGTGGTTTAACATTTAACGTAGGCGCACATTTTATGGCCACTAACTGGATTATCCGGGCTGGCGAGATTGTGTTGTTTATTGGTTTGCTTGCGCACATTTTTCAGGCGTTACGTTTAACGTTGCAAAATCAAAAAGCACGACCTGTTAAATATGCCGTAAACGATGGTAAGGCAAACAGTAAATGGTATAGCCGTTCTATGGGCTTGCTGGGTACACTTTTGCTGATCTTTCTGGTGGTTCACCTAAAAGATTTTTGGGTAGTTTCTCGTTTTACAGGAATCCCAACGGTTGATGCCAACGGACATGAAGATCTTTATGCGGTAATGAAAGAAAAATTTCAAGATCCGGTAAGGGTTGCCGTATATATTTTGGCTATGTTTTCTTTATGCTACCACTTATTGCACGGTTTTGCTTCGGCATTCCAAACATTAGGATGGAACCACTCAAAATATAACGGTATCATTAAAGGAGCTGGCGTTTGGTATTCGGTTATTATTTCGATCCTTTTCGCAGCCATGCCGATTGCAGTTTATTTCGGTCTTATTCAATAA
- a CDS encoding cold-shock protein — MQQGTVKFFNETKGFGFITPSNGDAEIFVHASGLIDNIRENDTVNYDVEEGRKGLNAVNVKVA, encoded by the coding sequence ATGCAACAAGGAACAGTAAAATTTTTTAATGAAACTAAAGGTTTCGGATTTATCACTCCATCTAATGGCGATGCCGAAATTTTTGTTCATGCTTCAGGCTTAATCGATAACATTCGCGAGAATGATACCGTAAACTACGATGTAGAAGAAGGTAGAAAAGGCCTAAACGCGGTAAATGTTAAAGTAGCTTAA
- a CDS encoding GxxExxY protein, with amino-acid sequence MTKKEVTQLSYEITGLAIKVHKVLGPGLLEHIYERCLKYELEKNGYAVSQQFELSIMYDNLEMDLDLRLDLFVNNCVVIEIKAISNILPVHQAQLLTYMKLLNAPQGLLINFFTDNITKSIVPLVNDYFKILPDE; translated from the coding sequence ATGACTAAAAAAGAGGTTACACAATTATCCTATGAAATAACAGGATTAGCAATTAAAGTTCATAAAGTTTTAGGGCCAGGCTTATTAGAGCACATATATGAACGTTGCTTAAAATATGAGTTGGAAAAAAATGGATACGCTGTTTCTCAACAGTTTGAATTGTCCATCATGTATGACAATTTAGAGATGGATTTAGATTTACGGCTGGATCTATTCGTTAATAATTGTGTAGTAATAGAAATAAAAGCAATCTCTAATATTTTACCCGTTCATCAGGCACAACTATTAACCTATATGAAACTTCTTAATGCTCCCCAGGGGTTGTTGATTAACTTTTTTACAGATAATATTACCAAGAGTATAGTGCCACTGGTTAATGATTATTTTAAAATTTTGCCAGATGAGTGA
- a CDS encoding efflux transporter periplasmic adaptor subunit, with protein sequence MRKVTTLFFSVSIGMLLASCGNNDAAKKAAAAAAAGPQAYPVFTVNTQNTTLDSDYPATIEGIQNIDIRPKVDGFIEKILVDEGAVVKKGQLLFTINAPQYEQQVRTARAAISSAEADVNAAQLTVNKTKPLVEKDIISKYDLDAAQLTLQSRRAALAQAKAELVNAQVNLGYTSITSPVDGVVGSIPFRNGSLVSSSSTQPLTTVSNTSKVYAYFSLNEKQLLDFSNTYKGNTLAQQMKNIPAVSLVLADGSIYAQNGKIESINGQINTSTGSASLRATFPNPVFLLKNGASASVRIPQHVENAILVPQKSTIDLQGKKFVYILGDSAKVINTQIEVMELAKGNFYVVTKGLKAGDKVILEGFQSLKDGTKIKPEVKNTDSVYAEIKK encoded by the coding sequence ATGAGAAAAGTAACAACTCTCTTTTTTAGCGTGAGCATTGGTATGCTTTTGGCATCCTGCGGAAATAACGATGCAGCTAAAAAAGCTGCCGCTGCAGCAGCAGCTGGTCCGCAAGCTTACCCTGTTTTTACAGTAAACACACAAAATACAACCTTAGATTCTGATTATCCAGCAACCATTGAAGGTATTCAAAACATCGATATCCGTCCGAAAGTTGATGGTTTTATCGAAAAAATATTGGTAGATGAAGGCGCGGTAGTGAAGAAAGGTCAGTTACTTTTCACCATTAATGCTCCACAATATGAGCAACAGGTTAGAACAGCAAGAGCCGCGATTAGCAGTGCCGAAGCTGACGTAAATGCTGCTCAGCTTACGGTAAACAAAACCAAACCTTTGGTAGAGAAAGACATCATTAGCAAATACGATCTGGATGCAGCGCAGTTAACCCTTCAAAGCAGAAGAGCGGCATTGGCACAAGCAAAAGCAGAACTGGTAAACGCACAGGTTAACTTAGGTTATACTTCGATTACCAGCCCTGTAGATGGTGTTGTAGGCAGTATCCCTTTCAGAAACGGAAGTTTGGTGAGCAGCTCAAGCACACAACCTTTAACCACTGTTTCTAACACTTCGAAAGTTTATGCTTATTTCTCGTTAAATGAGAAACAGCTTTTAGATTTTTCCAATACCTATAAAGGCAATACGCTTGCCCAGCAGATGAAAAACATCCCTGCAGTGAGTTTGGTTCTTGCTGACGGATCCATCTATGCACAGAATGGCAAAATCGAATCCATCAATGGGCAGATTAACACCAGCACTGGTTCCGCAAGTTTAAGGGCAACCTTTCCTAATCCCGTTTTCTTATTAAAAAACGGTGCAAGTGCATCGGTTAGAATTCCGCAGCACGTTGAAAATGCAATTTTAGTCCCTCAAAAATCGACGATCGATTTACAAGGCAAGAAATTCGTTTACATTTTAGGCGATTCGGCAAAGGTGATCAATACCCAAATCGAAGTGATGGAATTGGCCAAAGGTAATTTCTACGTAGTTACCAAGGGACTTAAAGCAGGTGATAAAGTTATTTTAGAAGGTTTTCAATCATTAAAAGACGGAACTAAAATTAAACCTGAGGTAAAAAACACCGATTCAGTTTATGCTGAAATAAAAAAATAA
- a CDS encoding four-helix bundle copper-binding protein: METRNNYGLIQALLDCALACEHCASSCLKEEDINMMIDCIKLDRDCADICTQAARLLQRDSIIGHQYLLLCEEICRLCAAECGKHDHEHCRQCAVACEECADACHANHEPIHQD, from the coding sequence ATGGAAACGAGAAACAACTATGGTCTGATCCAGGCTTTACTAGATTGCGCACTGGCTTGCGAACACTGTGCATCGTCGTGCTTAAAAGAGGAAGACATCAACATGATGATTGATTGCATTAAACTCGATAGGGATTGTGCAGATATTTGTACTCAGGCAGCCAGATTGTTGCAAAGAGATTCAATTATCGGGCACCAATATTTATTGCTCTGCGAAGAAATATGCAGACTTTGTGCGGCTGAATGCGGCAAACACGATCATGAACACTGCAGACAATGCGCTGTTGCCTGCGAAGAATGTGCAGACGCCTGCCATGCTAATCACGAACCGATCCATCAGGATTAA
- the sdhA gene encoding succinate dehydrogenase flavoprotein subunit (part of four member succinate dehydrogenase enzyme complex that forms a trimeric complex (trimer of tetramers); SdhA/B are the catalytic subcomplex and can exhibit succinate dehydrogenase activity in the absence of SdhC/D which are the membrane components and form cytochrome b556; SdhC binds ubiquinone; oxidizes succinate to fumarate while reducing ubiquinone to ubiquinol), which produces MSDINSNIPEGELTSKWTKYKSSVPLVNPSNKRTIEVIIVGSGLAGASAAATLAEMGYKVKCFCFQDSPRRAHSIAAQGGINAAKNYQNDGDSVYRLFYDTIKGGDYRAREANVHRLAEVSANIIDQCVAQGVPLAREYGGLLDNRSFGGTQVQRTFYAAGQTGQQLLLGAYSALERQIGMGKVEMYTRHEMLEVVKIDGKARGIIARNLITGEIERHFGHAVVLGTGGYGNVFYLSTNAMGSNVTAAWKAHKQGAYFANPCYTQIHPTCIPVSGDHQSKLTLMSESLRNDGRIWVPKKKDDNRKASEIPEDERDYYLERRYPAFGNLVPRDVASRAAKERCDAGYGVGASKLAVYLDFKANTERYGKIEASKSGNHNPDKETCMRLGTEVIKAKYGNLFDMYAQITGENPYETPMRIYPAVHYTMGGLWVDYNLMTSVPGLYCTGEANFSDHGANRLGASALMQGLADGYFVLPYTIGAYLSKEISVKAIPTDHPAFVEAEERAVGILNTLINIKGTKSVDHFHKRLGHIMWEKCGMARNEKGLNEAIQEIRALRAEFWSDVRVPGTADELNTELEKAGRVADFIELGELMCIDALNRNESCGGHFREEYQTEEGEALRDDENYAYVAAWEFKEGVNFELHKEELKFENIKVAQRSYK; this is translated from the coding sequence ATGTCAGATATTAATTCAAATATTCCAGAAGGCGAATTAACCAGCAAATGGACAAAATATAAGTCTTCTGTGCCTTTGGTTAACCCATCGAACAAAAGAACTATTGAAGTAATCATTGTAGGTTCGGGTTTAGCAGGTGCTTCGGCAGCAGCTACTTTGGCTGAGATGGGTTACAAAGTAAAATGTTTTTGTTTTCAGGATTCACCGCGTAGAGCACACTCAATCGCTGCTCAGGGTGGTATCAATGCAGCAAAAAACTATCAGAATGATGGTGATAGCGTTTATCGCCTTTTCTATGATACGATTAAAGGTGGCGATTACCGTGCCCGCGAAGCCAATGTGCATCGTTTGGCCGAAGTAAGTGCCAACATTATAGATCAGTGTGTGGCACAAGGTGTGCCTTTGGCCCGCGAATATGGTGGTTTGTTAGATAACCGTTCATTTGGTGGTACACAGGTACAACGTACTTTCTATGCTGCAGGTCAAACTGGTCAACAGTTATTATTAGGTGCGTATTCTGCTTTAGAGCGCCAGATTGGTATGGGTAAAGTAGAAATGTATACCCGTCATGAAATGCTTGAGGTGGTTAAAATCGATGGCAAAGCACGTGGTATTATCGCCCGTAACTTAATCACAGGAGAAATCGAACGTCACTTTGGTCATGCGGTGGTATTAGGAACAGGTGGTTACGGTAACGTATTCTATCTTTCTACCAACGCCATGGGAAGTAATGTTACAGCGGCCTGGAAAGCGCACAAGCAAGGTGCTTATTTTGCAAACCCATGTTATACGCAGATCCACCCAACCTGTATCCCTGTTTCTGGCGATCACCAATCTAAATTAACCCTGATGTCTGAGTCGTTACGTAACGATGGACGTATCTGGGTTCCTAAAAAGAAAGATGATAACCGTAAAGCTTCAGAAATTCCTGAAGATGAAAGAGATTATTATTTAGAGCGCCGTTACCCTGCTTTTGGCAACCTGGTTCCGCGTGATGTGGCCTCTCGTGCTGCAAAAGAGCGTTGTGATGCTGGTTATGGTGTAGGGGCTTCTAAATTAGCCGTATACCTGGATTTTAAAGCCAATACAGAACGTTACGGTAAAATCGAAGCTTCTAAATCAGGTAACCACAATCCGGATAAAGAAACCTGTATGCGTTTGGGTACTGAGGTAATCAAAGCTAAATATGGTAACCTGTTCGACATGTATGCGCAGATTACTGGTGAGAATCCTTACGAAACACCAATGCGTATCTATCCTGCGGTTCACTATACCATGGGTGGTTTATGGGTTGATTATAACTTAATGACATCTGTACCAGGTTTATATTGTACAGGTGAGGCTAACTTCTCCGATCACGGTGCTAACCGTTTAGGTGCATCTGCTTTGATGCAAGGTTTAGCTGATGGTTATTTCGTTCTACCTTACACTATTGGTGCTTACTTATCAAAAGAGATTTCGGTAAAAGCAATTCCTACTGATCACCCGGCCTTTGTAGAGGCTGAAGAAAGAGCAGTTGGTATTTTAAATACACTGATAAATATTAAAGGAACCAAATCGGTAGATCATTTCCACAAACGTTTAGGCCACATTATGTGGGAGAAATGTGGTATGGCCCGTAACGAAAAAGGTTTAAACGAAGCGATTCAGGAAATCAGGGCTTTACGTGCTGAGTTTTGGAGTGATGTTCGTGTACCTGGAACGGCTGATGAGTTAAACACCGAATTAGAAAAAGCCGGCCGTGTTGCTGATTTTATCGAGCTGGGCGAGTTGATGTGTATTGATGCTTTAAACCGTAACGAAAGTTGTGGCGGTCACTTCCGTGAAGAGTATCAGACAGAAGAAGGTGAAGCCCTACGTGATGACGAGAACTATGCGTACGTAGCCGCCTGGGAATTTAAAGAAGGTGTAAACTTCGAACTTCATAAAGAAGAACTGAAGTTTGAAAATATTAAAGTAGCACAAAGAAGTTATAAATAG
- a CDS encoding hydrophobe/amphiphile efflux-1 family RND transporter gives MFKKFIDRPVLSTVISIIIVILGVLGLVTLPISQYPEIAPPTVQVSASYQGANADVVMSSVVVPLEEQINGVEDMTYMTSSASNDGTATITVNFKLGTNADLAAVNVQNRVARATSLLPAEVTRSGVITAKRQASNLLIFAIYSDDPSYDQKFLQNYANINIIPEIKRISGVGDASAFGTLDYTMRIWLKPEVMAVYGLVPNDVSVALAEQNIEAAPGQFGEQGNQAFQYTLKYSGRLKSETEFSNIIIKADANGQILRLKDVARIELGAQSYASYVKFNGKPALGIAISQTAGSNAKEVIENSIKTLDKAATSFPKGVHYETVVNVNNFLDASIEKVIHTLIEAFILVFLVVFIFLQDFRSTLIPAISVPVAIIGTFFFLSLFGFTINLLTLFALVLAIGIVVDDAIVVVEAVHAKLDAGYKDPKKATKDAMDDISGAIISITLVMAAVFIPVSFIQGSSGVFYKQFGLTLAIAIILSAINALTLSPALCAMFLKPHAEDHEKSKNFLQRFYTAFNTSFDAVTQKYKRSVGFLGKKRWLAGLGIAVFAVVLVWIMNTTPKGFVPNEDLGTVFSDISLPPSTSQEETDKIIVKINDIVSKVPEVEATFRVVGRSLISGSGSSYGMVIARLKPWDQRKRDVKAIIGELFAKAAGIKGAKVIFFAPPTIQGFGTGGGFEFQLQDKTGGDIKKFNEVGNAFLGALSKRPEIQYASTSFNPNFPQYQIDVNVAKVKQAGLTVSDVLGVLQGYYGGVYASNFNKFGKQYRVMYQADAKYRANQQSLTNIYVRNSSGTMAPISEFITLEKVYGPQAISRFNLYTSIAVTGNPNAGFSSGDAIKAIQEEAAIHLPTGYGYEFSGLSREEVSSGSQTIFIFLLCVIFVYFLLSAQYESYILPLAVLFSLPIGLAGVFIFDKIFGVDNNIYTQITLIMLVGLLAKNAILIVEYAVDRRRKGMSIVNSAIDGATARLRPILMTSFAFILGLLPLMLSSGVGAAGNTSIGTGAVGGMLIGTIFGVFVIPALFIVFQTLQEKISNKSPFEEGIDREQTEEEYELATNHPH, from the coding sequence ATGTTTAAGAAATTTATAGACAGGCCCGTTTTATCAACAGTTATATCCATTATAATTGTAATATTAGGTGTATTAGGCCTTGTAACTTTACCCATCTCGCAATACCCCGAAATTGCACCGCCAACCGTTCAGGTATCGGCTTCGTACCAGGGGGCAAATGCCGATGTGGTAATGAGTAGTGTTGTTGTTCCGCTGGAAGAACAAATAAATGGTGTGGAAGACATGACCTACATGACTTCCAGCGCCAGTAACGATGGTACTGCAACCATTACCGTTAACTTTAAATTGGGCACAAATGCCGATTTAGCGGCGGTTAACGTGCAAAACCGTGTAGCCAGAGCAACCAGTTTATTACCTGCAGAGGTAACCAGATCGGGTGTAATTACAGCAAAAAGACAGGCGAGTAACTTGCTTATTTTTGCCATTTACAGTGATGATCCATCATACGATCAGAAGTTTTTACAGAATTATGCCAACATTAACATCATCCCAGAGATTAAAAGGATTAGTGGTGTGGGTGATGCAAGTGCATTCGGTACTTTAGATTATACCATGCGTATCTGGCTTAAGCCAGAAGTAATGGCCGTTTATGGCCTGGTACCAAACGATGTAAGTGTAGCGCTTGCTGAGCAAAATATCGAAGCTGCCCCAGGTCAGTTCGGTGAACAGGGCAATCAGGCTTTTCAATACACCTTAAAATATAGTGGCCGTTTAAAATCGGAAACCGAATTTAGCAACATCATTATTAAAGCGGATGCAAACGGACAGATTCTTCGTTTAAAAGATGTGGCCAGAATAGAACTTGGTGCACAAAGTTATGCGAGTTATGTAAAGTTTAATGGTAAACCTGCTTTAGGTATTGCCATTAGTCAGACAGCAGGTTCGAATGCGAAAGAAGTAATCGAAAATTCGATCAAAACTTTAGATAAAGCAGCAACATCTTTCCCTAAAGGTGTTCACTACGAAACGGTTGTTAACGTAAATAACTTCCTGGATGCCTCCATTGAAAAGGTAATTCACACCTTAATCGAAGCATTCATTCTGGTGTTCTTAGTGGTATTTATCTTCTTACAGGATTTCCGTTCAACTTTAATCCCGGCGATTAGTGTTCCCGTAGCTATTATTGGTACCTTCTTTTTCCTGAGTCTGTTCGGCTTTACCATCAACCTGTTAACCTTATTTGCATTGGTACTGGCCATCGGTATCGTGGTGGATGATGCCATTGTGGTAGTGGAGGCAGTGCATGCCAAGCTTGATGCAGGTTATAAAGATCCTAAAAAAGCGACAAAAGATGCGATGGATGACATTAGTGGTGCGATTATTTCGATTACACTAGTGATGGCGGCGGTATTTATCCCGGTAAGTTTTATCCAGGGTTCATCTGGCGTATTCTATAAACAATTCGGTTTAACACTGGCTATTGCGATTATTTTATCAGCGATCAACGCTTTAACCTTAAGTCCGGCATTATGTGCCATGTTTTTAAAACCACATGCAGAGGATCACGAAAAAAGTAAAAATTTCTTACAACGTTTTTATACCGCTTTTAATACTTCATTTGATGCCGTAACGCAAAAATATAAACGTTCGGTAGGCTTTTTGGGTAAAAAGAGATGGTTAGCAGGATTAGGAATTGCTGTTTTCGCGGTGGTGCTGGTATGGATTATGAATACTACGCCTAAAGGTTTCGTACCAAACGAAGATTTGGGAACAGTTTTCTCTGACATTTCATTACCACCTTCTACTTCACAGGAAGAAACGGATAAAATTATTGTAAAAATCAATGATATTGTAAGTAAGGTACCAGAGGTAGAAGCTACATTTAGGGTTGTTGGCCGAAGTTTGATCAGTGGTTCAGGTAGTTCTTATGGTATGGTTATCGCAAGGCTAAAACCATGGGATCAACGCAAACGCGATGTTAAAGCCATTATTGGTGAATTATTTGCAAAGGCAGCCGGTATAAAAGGTGCAAAAGTCATTTTCTTTGCTCCGCCAACCATTCAGGGTTTTGGTACCGGTGGTGGTTTCGAATTCCAGTTGCAGGATAAAACCGGTGGCGATATTAAAAAATTCAACGAAGTAGGTAATGCATTTTTAGGGGCTTTGAGTAAACGTCCTGAGATTCAATATGCATCAACCTCATTCAACCCAAATTTCCCGCAATATCAGATTGATGTTAATGTGGCGAAAGTTAAACAGGCTGGCTTAACCGTTAGCGATGTATTAGGTGTTCTACAAGGTTACTATGGTGGTGTTTATGCCTCAAACTTTAATAAGTTTGGTAAACAATACAGGGTAATGTACCAGGCAGATGCCAAGTACCGCGCCAACCAGCAAAGTTTAACCAATATTTATGTTCGTAATTCAAGCGGAACCATGGCACCGATTTCTGAGTTTATTACGCTCGAAAAAGTTTATGGTCCACAGGCTATTTCACGTTTCAACTTGTATACTTCAATTGCGGTTACGGGTAACCCTAATGCAGGTTTTAGTTCTGGTGATGCCATTAAGGCCATTCAGGAAGAAGCAGCAATCCACCTTCCAACAGGTTATGGATATGAGTTCTCAGGTTTATCACGTGAAGAAGTAAGCAGTGGCAGCCAGACGATTTTTATCTTCCTATTGTGTGTAATCTTTGTGTACTTCCTGCTTTCAGCACAGTATGAAAGTTATATCTTACCGTTAGCGGTATTGTTTTCACTACCCATTGGTTTGGCTGGTGTATTCATCTTCGATAAGATCTTTGGTGTAGACAATAACATTTATACACAAATTACGCTGATCATGCTGGTGGGTTTACTTGCCAAGAATGCCATTTTAATTGTAGAGTACGCGGTAGACAGGCGACGAAAGGGAATGAGCATTGTGAATTCGGCTATTGATGGTGCAACTGCACGTTTACGCCCGATTTTGATGACCTCTTTTGCCTTTATCCTGGGTTTATTGCCTTTAATGTTGTCATCAGGTGTTGGTGCAGCAGGTAATACCTCAATTGGTACCGGAGCTGTAGGTGGTATGTTAATCGGTACTATATTCGGAGTATTTGTAATCCCTGCCTTGTTTATTGTTTTCCAAACCTTGCAGGAAAAAATAAGTAACAAATCTCCATTTGAGGAAGGCATTGATCGCGAACAAACAGAGGAAGAGTATGAGTTAGCGACTAACCATCCACATTAA